In Armatimonadota bacterium, the genomic stretch CGCGAGCAAGCTCGCCGGTGAGCGTCACGTGCGCGAGCTGGTAGTGCGCCACTTCATCGTGCGCACGGCGTGGCTGTTCGCGCCGCACGGGCGCAACTTCGTGCTCAGCATCCTGGGCAAAGCGCGGGAGCACGCGGTCTCCGCCGCGGCGACGGGGGAGCGGCCAACGCTGCGAGTGGTGGCGGACCAGGTGGGCTCGCCCACCAGCGCCGCCGACCTGGCCGATGCCATCACCCGCCACCTGGTGGGGTCGCGGCTTTACGGCACTTATCACATAACGAACGCTGGAGGCAGCTCGTGGGCGGAGTTGGCGGCGGAGGCGCTTCGGCTGGCAGGCAGCCCGGCGCGGGTGGAGCCCATATCGGCGAGTGAATGGCCGACGCCGACGCGGCGGCCGGCGTACTCGGTCCTGCGCCACCTGAGCCTGGAGCTACAAGGGCGCGACGACCTGCGCCCGTGGCCGGAGGCGCTGGCGGAGGTGGTGGCGACGTTAGGGGCTACAGCCGAGGGCGGTTGTGCCACATGAGAACGGGAGACCATGGAACGCGAGACTAGGAACTACCGGGACACGCTCAACCTGCCGCGCACGGCCTTCCCCATGAAGGCCAACCTGCCGCAGCGCGAACCGGAGATCCAGGCGCGGTGGGATGAGCTCGATCTCTACGCCCGCATCCAGGCGCAGAACGCGGGGCGCGAGCAGTACATCCTGCATGATGGGCCGCCCTATACCAGCGGCGACATCCACCTCGGCCAGGCGCTCAACAAGATCCTCAAGGACATCGTGGTCAAGTTCAAGACGATGCAGGGCTACGACGCGCCGTTCGTGCCGGGGTGGGACATGCACGGGCTGCCGACGGAGATGCGGGCGCTGCGCACCTTCGACCTCGACCGCCACCAGATCGAGCCGATGGAGCTGCGGGGGCGCGCGCACGAGACCGCGGTCAAGTTCATGGAAGTGCAGCGGCGGCAGTTTCGCCGCCTGGGGGTGCGCGGCGAGTGGGAGCACCCGTACCTGACGGTGGACCCGACCTACGAGGCCGCGGTGCTGGGCGTATTCCGCGACCTGGTGGCGCACGATGCGGTCTACCGGGGGCTGAAGCCGGTCTATTGGTGCGCGACCTGCGAGACCGCGCTGGCGGAGGCGGAGATCGAATACGCGCCGGCGACCTCGCCCTCGATCTTCGTCAAGTTCGCGCTGGTCAGCGATGTGCGCGAGCGCTTCCCCGACGCCCCCGCGGGGACGCCCGCTTACCTGGTTATCTGGACCACCACGCCGTGGACCCTGCCCGCTAACGTCGCCGTCGCCGCGCACCCGGGGTTCGAATATGCGCTGGTGCGGGCGGGCGACGAGCTGCTGGTGATGGCGGCGGAGCTGGTGGGAGCGGTGATGACGGCGGTCGGGAAAGATGGATACGAGGTGCTGGCGACGCGGCCGGGGGAGAAGCTGGAGGGCCTGCGCGCGCGCCATCCGTTCGTGGAGCGCGAGCCGGTGGTGGTGCTCGCCGACTACGTGACCCTGGAGCAGGGCACGGGCCTGGTGCACATCGCGCCCGGGCACGGCAAGGAGGACTTCGCCACCGGCCAGCAGTACCGGCTGGCGACCTTGAGCCCGCTCGACGGGCGCGGGATTTTCACGGCGGAGGGCGGGAAGTTCGCGGGCCTGCGCTAC encodes the following:
- the rfbD gene encoding dTDP-4-dehydrorhamnose reductase, which encodes MRIMVTGAQGMLGRELAARLEREHDVVAVDVGDFDITDCAAVEAGLRQAQPDLVCHCAGYTDVDGCERDPARAFRVNALGAWNVAAACSQVGAGMIYISTDFVFDGEKGAPYTEYDEPRPLGVYGASKLAGERHVRELVVRHFIVRTAWLFAPHGRNFVLSILGKAREHAVSAAATGERPTLRVVADQVGSPTSAADLADAITRHLVGSRLYGTYHITNAGGSSWAELAAEALRLAGSPARVEPISASEWPTPTRRPAYSVLRHLSLELQGRDDLRPWPEALAEVVATLGATAEGGCAT